TTTTCTTCCTCGAACTTGATATTCACTATTTAGGAAAATAGTGAAGTGTGAAATAGAAATTTAAGGGTTGTTTGACCATCCGTTTTTAAACGGTTTTTTGTCttctagaacaaaaaataagaaaaagtcgtttcacaataaaaaaaactacttgTTAATTTTTATTACCAAAAACATGTGTTTTcaaagagtattttttagttgttttaatttgttttataaaagttgttttaaaaaataattataaaaacatataaaatgattaaaaataaaatactagatataaaatttatatatataatatatttaaaaatattaaaaacattttaggttttaaaatgaatttttgttttataaaacattataaaacaaattttaaaaaccattttaaagaatggtttttaaaaattattttaaaaatagttattaaacaAGACCCTTAATTTTGGTTTCGTTTAtgaatgtattttaaaattgttttcaaaataagaatgaaaataaaaaatttattaatatgaaaatcaacctcgttattattataattttgtttccttctttttatattaaatcagGATTTAtgtccatttttatttttatttatagtattaaattgagttgaaaaaatcatttaatgtAATTACAATTTAACCATAAAGAAAATACAAGTCTACGACATCATTTAATGGGGTAACTTGTCTTTTCCTATCACGAagagttccaaaaaaaaaaaaccgtatGATGTGGCCTTGGCATCATCCCTATAAATTTCTAACCGTCCAATTaaatgacactttttttttgtccaaaatCAATGTACATTTAATCGGGTCCAAATCCTCGTTGATTTCCATTGTTTTCTTTGCATCAACAATTAATAAAAGGTGATTAACATAAACCCCACTagttaatttcaataaatagtATGCTAatctcattttccatttttagaaattccaaatattaataaatatttccataaattcCGGTTGTCATGTGAGGGGCACGTGACGAAGACGAGAGGGAGAGTTATAAACACCAGATTCCctcttcaaaaagaaaagtttgaaggggaaaatggagaagaagaggAAACAGCACCAGAGCTTCAGATTTGCTCAACAATGGCGTCTTCTCGTTCTCATTCTCTCCCTCATCTCCGCCTCTCAAGCCCACAACTACACCGACGCTCTCTCCAAGAGCCTCCTCTACTTCGAGGCGCAGCGGTCGGGGCGGCTGCCGCATAATCAGCGCGTGGGTTGGCGTGATCATTCGGGGCTAACCGATGGGTTGGAGCAAGGAGTGAGTGGAAACAAGAACACCCAGTTGTGGAAAGAAATGGCATTTCAATTTTTAGTGATAATTGAGGTTGTTTTTATGGTGTTTTGATTAATGTAGGTGGACTTGGTCGGAGGGTACTATGATGCCGGCGATCACGTCAAGTTCGGGCTGCCAATGGCCTTCACTGTGACAATGCTGTCATGGGGTGTGATTGAATACCGGAACGAGATCGGCAGCGCCGGAGAATTGGAGCATGCACTCGAGGCGATCAAGTGGGGCACTGACTACTTCATCAAGGCACACACCAGCCCAAATGTGTTATGGGCAGAGGTAATGATACTACCAGATAATTCGCTCAAGAAGAGTTCGAATATTTTCTGGTTCTGTAGCTTATAATGTTGGAGGTTATAGGTGGGGGACGGTGACACTGATCACTACTGCTGGCAAAGGCCGGAGGACATGACGACGTCGAGGCAAGCCTACAAGGTGGACGAGAGCAACCCAGGGTCGGATCTGGCCGGAGAGACGGCGGCGGCCATGGCAGCAGCATCGATTGTGTTCAGGAAAACAAACCCACATTACTCTCACCTGCTACTGCACCATGCCCAACAGgtgattatcaatatttttatttttgtggatttgGTTAATTTGGGGAGTAGTTGCTGATAtgtattcatatatatatatatatatatatagagagagagagagagagagagagagagagggattATAAGAAAGAATGGatgaatgaatatttttttggtGGGCATGCAGTTGTTTGAGTTTGGGGACAAGTACAGAGGAAAGTATGATGAGGAAGAAGGGAGTGTGGGAGTGGTGAAGAAGTACTATGCGTCGGTGAGTGGGTACATGGATGAGTTGTTGTGGGCAGCTTTGTGGCTTTACAAGGCCACCGACAGAGAGGAGTATTTGAAGTATGTTATCACCAAAGCTCATTGTTTTGGTGGCATTGGCTGGGCCATTTCCGAATTCAGCTGGGATGTAAAGTACGCTGGTCTTCAAATCATCGCTTCTCAGGTAGTCTAATCTTCTCTTTACTTTCTCTTTCAGCTCCAGGCTCTAGGCTCTAGGTGAAAGTCGTTTCCTTTTACTTTGTGTTTGcctttctaaaatttattttgatacaaattagaacttaaaagaaagaattttttttttctctatgtttTGTGCAAAGGGTTGTTGTGAAAGAGTGTCTTTGAAAAAGAGGTTGTTCAAATAGTTGagcgttattattattattattattgctgttgttgttgttgatgtTTTGGTATAGTGTCTCTTCTTTTCCCTATTAGATCTCTTATGATTTGGTGCTTTTTGTTTGATTCAAAGATGAGCCAATATGCTTTAAATCAAACTTTTCCCTTTATACTAGAGTGACCATCAATTAAGGTATCATATGAGGGTGggttcaaataaattaaaataaaaaaaaacaaaaaagaaagaaagagagatcaAGAGCACAAAACCATGTGGGTGTTGGCCAGCTCTTTAATGGATGATGAACCCAAAAAAGACAGCCACCATTTGTCACAAATTTAGTGGTCAGAGCTCCCATCTCTCTCAGACTCTGCCCCCCAAAAAAATTTCCTTacaaattttccatttcaaagggccaaaaaaaaaaagggtcccAAAACCATGTGTGGTGCAGTCATTGTAAGCTATAATCTTTGCTCATATAATTGGGTTCCTCCATCTTTCAAGATGGGGGGCCTCTATGGGCCACTTGAAAAAGGCAAAGTTTATGGTtacaatttcatcatttattaggGTTGGAGGAGGCACGACCTTGTTTACTAGGGCAGACCCACTGTTCTGGATCTTCTTTTGCAGTAGATCTCTTCCTTTTTGGTGCTTGggtgtttgaaattttgagagcAAATTCAAAATTGGGGTCTATTGATTTTAGATTTACTGTCAGAGCAGTAGAGAACAGTACACTAGGGACACATGCCGGGGTCCAAAGCTACCATTCAAAAGGGCTAACATGGGTGCAACTGTCCATTTTTGGCCCTTTCTTTCCCCTTTTCATGGACGAGTTTTTCCATGGATTTTCAATTCCTAGGTTCTCATCATGTCACATTTGACTATATGCATGTCTAACTTTCATGGGTTTTACTAGGGTCTGTTCGGTGTCACAaaatttagaggaaaaaaagtAGAGAAATTATCCTAAtggttttaatgttttatattcCTCTTGTTTGCAGTTGCTTATGGAAGAGAAACACAAACACAAGAAGTATAGTCACATACTTGAAAAATACAGATCAAAAGCAGAGTTCTATCTTTGTTCATGCCTGAGAAAAAGCAACGGCAGCGACGTCGATCACACCCCCGGCGGCCTCATATACATCCGGCAATGGAACAACATGCAGTACGTCTCAACGGCGGCGTTTCTCCTGACCGTCTACTCCGATTTCCTCCGGAACTCCAACCAAAACCTCAGCTGCCATGGAGGGTCAGTTGGCCATGAAGAGCTGCTCAGATTTGCCAAATCTCAGGTTGATTATATATTGGGCTCAAACCCAATGAACATGAGCTACCTAGTGGGCTTTGGGCCCAAGTACCCCACAAGGGTCCACCACAGGGGAGCCTCAATTGTCTCGTATAGAGAGAACAAGGGGTTCATAGGATGCACCCAAGGGTATGATAATTGGTATGGGCGACCCGAGCCTAACCCGAACATTATCATCGGAGCGTTGGTGGGAGGACCCGATTGCCAGGACAATTTCATGGACGAGAGGGGAAATTACGTGCAGACCGAGGCCTGCACATATAATACGGCGCCGCTGATCGGAGTTTTTGGGAAATTGTTACAGTTAGAGGAGAATGAGGATGGCCAAACCCAGAATTTGGTGGCCTCTTACTAATGGAATACAGAGTGTTTTGAGTTCTATAATGGGCTTTTTGGTTTTGTTGTCTTGGTGGGCTTCTTACATTTTTATCAGAGTGCTTCTTTGATGGCTGAGTCAAAGCCCATCTGGCCCATCAAGCCCGATTTgtatcttcaattttttaatgtttataatactaaatataaagGTAAAAATTGTTGGTAAACTATGTGATATAGCTTTTACATATGTTGAAGGAGGGTGGGTGGTAAGAAAAAAAGTTCAAGACTATTTTCAATTGAGTCATTTGTAACTAGAAAAGTTGTGAGGAAAGCTATAgaacaagaaaattgaaggaaatGGCCACCATTTGTTTTTTGGTCTACactaggttttatttttattttttatttttaaaaaaatcatgtttgtatagtgattttttttttttttggaaattcaaCTATGAAAACAcaagtttgatatttttaagaaaaataaaatatgtttttttatttataaaaaataaaaaacaaaagataatagAATCACATAAGAGAACTTGTAAGACTCGTGTGGTAACTATTATGAGTAGGCAAAaccttttaattattaagttttaGTTATAACTATGTCGAATTGTGTCTGTCAACTATATCGCGTTGTGTCGGCCAAACATCTCATATTGGTTCATCAATTACATCACGTTTATCATGTCCATCAATTATGTCTGATGCATGTATCAATGACGTTTCATTGAGCCGACCACACTTGTTAACATCGAGACATTAAAAGTCTTGATGTTTCATTTGAATTTCTTTGCAAGCAAACAATGCGCGTTACAAGTAAATAAGGATTATAGTCGAAAATTATAGATCATGAGATGCCCCATCTTCttcaaaaaaaactaaaaggaaaAGTCTGCTCACGGTTCTATAATAGCCTCTACTTAAAACCTGTATAAAGGAGAATAACAAGGATTCATGTTGTATCTACCATGTCATGTGCCAATTACGTTGGCAATGCTAAGAGCTAAAACGTTAGTAAAAGATAAtatctttaattaaaatattaatatgtatatttaaattaaaataaaagatagagtctgaattggaataaaaattgtatttataccatatttaaatattcatcAATCATTTATAAGAAAATCACTAAAAAGACTATGTTGTATTTTCTCCATCTCCTTTTTtctctatataaaaaatatattttatctaaatttaatGGTCATTTTAACTCCTACAacccataatataaaaataaataaatataaaaaataattataaataaaat
The window above is part of the Vitis riparia cultivar Riparia Gloire de Montpellier isolate 1030 chromosome 12, EGFV_Vit.rip_1.0, whole genome shotgun sequence genome. Proteins encoded here:
- the LOC117925860 gene encoding endoglucanase 11 translates to MEKKRKQHQSFRFAQQWRLLVLILSLISASQAHNYTDALSKSLLYFEAQRSGRLPHNQRVGWRDHSGLTDGLEQGVDLVGGYYDAGDHVKFGLPMAFTVTMLSWGVIEYRNEIGSAGELEHALEAIKWGTDYFIKAHTSPNVLWAEVGDGDTDHYCWQRPEDMTTSRQAYKVDESNPGSDLAGETAAAMAAASIVFRKTNPHYSHLLLHHAQQLFEFGDKYRGKYDEEEGSVGVVKKYYASVSGYMDELLWAALWLYKATDREEYLKYVITKAHCFGGIGWAISEFSWDVKYAGLQIIASQLLMEEKHKHKKYSHILEKYRSKAEFYLCSCLRKSNGSDVDHTPGGLIYIRQWNNMQYVSTAAFLLTVYSDFLRNSNQNLSCHGGSVGHEELLRFAKSQVDYILGSNPMNMSYLVGFGPKYPTRVHHRGASIVSYRENKGFIGCTQGYDNWYGRPEPNPNIIIGALVGGPDCQDNFMDERGNYVQTEACTYNTAPLIGVFGKLLQLEENEDGQTQNLVASY